The sequence below is a genomic window from Meles meles chromosome 3, mMelMel3.1 paternal haplotype, whole genome shotgun sequence.
CACAAATCCCTTGGCAGCTTAGGAGACTTGCTTTTATGTATTAACATGAAAATCCAACTCAAGTTTCAAACCTCTTCAAACTTCACCCGTGCTAAGGGTTCTACTCAGTTTATGTCTCGGGAAGAGTGTCACTGGTTGAAATCCTAAAACCATTCATTTGCTATTTCTTAACAAAAACTTGTGAAAGCATGTAAACTATACCCCTATCTTTTGGATAACAATGGTTAAgtacaaaaaaattcatttaacatcTTACAAATCATTACAGTTATACATAAAAAGCacctacaaatttaaaaaaataaaagattcacaGTGCACTGAACCTTGGAAAATGTAAGGCTAGAAcataagaacatttaaaaagtggATTCAAAGAACTATTTTTCTCTCAAAGACATTTAAACACAATGAAGCCAACACAACTACTCTTCTCATCTAGCTTCTTAAAATGCAGCACACAGAAGTAAATTATTGCATATTCAGCACACTCCTTTATCACTTGATTTCTTCAAACCATGCTAAAATTCTCAAAGGAAAAATCCAGTTCTGTGCTAAGCATGGCCTTTCTCAAGATAACCTGAACACTGAGAAACTAATACACAGGTTCAAGGGTATAAGTACAGCAGATGTACATAAAACAGGTACATCCAACGTACACATTTTCTGCATAGTTAAGTCACATCACACACATAAACTTTAACTCACATCATTTTTTACCTCAAACTGTCAAGAGAGCTAATAAAAGCCTCAAGTTACCCAAATCCCATCTCAACAATACCCTTATTTTGTTCCACAGTGCATTAAATGAAGCAGCCCAACAGCAGTAACATTTAATCATAGTTAAACTGCTGTAATTAAAAAGAGATAATCTGTTGGTTCTTGAAAAGGCTCAACACCTTTAGAAGACACATACTTCCGGTAACTAACTAATCTCTTTTGCTTTTGTAATAAGAGCTGAAAAACCCAACTCGAGGCACAGAAAGACTGaccaaaatactcaaaaaaaccaaaaacaacacacacacacacacacacacacacacacacacacacacacgaaatcaCTAAAAATTATGTTTGCCAGATGACGTTAAATGAGTGATAATGATTTACCTGCTAGGCAAACTAAGTTTTCACTCCCTTAACAATTTAATAGAAATCTGGAATGCTGAGACCAACTACAAATATGGCTCAAGGAGACCCAAGCAAAGCAGCTGTATTTCTGGAAAGAACAGTAAGAGCTTCCAAAAGCAATCctataatgcattttaaaaaggtcacagaaggattcaCAAGTTTGTCACATTAAAAGATGCAGGATTATGGATaacctaattttaaaacatactgcTGTAATCATGAATTCTCCTGCTTAGCACCAAGAGGGTGACACTTTTATTAATAAATAgaatttctcctttaaaaatcaAGCCATTTAAAAGCTAAAGCAAAGAAATACCAAGTGAATTCCTTACAATAGTACTTCTGAAAGTCCCACTGGGTCAAACAGAACCCCTATTAAATAGGCTATCTATACAGAATAAAGACTTTTACAATAAAATTTACAAGCAGAGATATATTCTGTGGATACCACatgtaaaaaaaagatttttaaaacccaCATGGCAGATGCACACGCACGCATATGCTCACACATCACCCCCTGCCAAAAAAAATACCTTCAACGAGGTCAGAAGCAGTCCAAACACTAAAGCCCCCTTAAAGTCCTGCTGATTGTCCTCAATTAGAGCTGAAATTCTTAAAATGGGCATTGCCATCTTTATTTAGATTTAAGAAGCCTGAAGGAGCAAAATACAGTCCTAGAAGTGAGTTACGTATGTTACCTTTTGTTCTGATCATCCGCGAGTGAAATGCTTTATTTGTACCTGGGTGAACCGCATACCCCTTCCCTTCTCACTCCATCATCAAGGGGCTTCAGCATGCTCCTAAAGGCATGTCAGTTTCTGCTACTACTGCAAACTGGAACCTAATACAACATTAGTTTCCAGAGATCAACACCGAGATGCAATGTAAAACCTAATAATGTCAGTATTCATTCCATTCATATTTACACAACTGTAATAAAGAATAGATTTTCAGAGGAACAAAACCATTGTACAATACTGGAGTTGGTGGCAGGACAGTGAAGACAAGACCAAAGCAGTTGTCACCAAAGCAGTTGCCAGGTCCTCATCTCAAGGCTCCCGGTCCTCTCTCCCCAGTTCGCTGACTGCACAAGGCTCTCAGCTCCCAGTCAGAGCATCCACTCCCTACCCAAACAACTCAGTCCCCCTCCAGGCTGAGGACTTTGTCCTGTAATGAAGTGCTGTGTTCATTTTTAACATGAACATTACATAGTAGATGCTGGCTCTAAATATTAATACAACAACTCTCCCAGCACAGGAGGATTAGAGAACCTAAGTGGTTAGAGGCAGAGAAATGCGCAAAATGACACCAAAGCAGACGacctgccatcttgacttctgTGACAATTTTAGCTCTTGGGTTCATTCAATATTTGTgaattctaatttcttttaaaaatgtcaacatAAGGAAACTCTTATTGCAATCACTGTCATGGCTAGATGAAGCATTCCCTTTAACTTGGCTACCTGATGATGACTCGAGCACTATTTTTTGACCAGAACAcgaaataaaaaccacaatcacacagaaaaaaaatgctctcatAAAAAGCAACTTAAATTCGTTAGCCAAACACTGAAAAGATATATCtgtataaaaggatataactgcATTTACAGTGCAAACTCATGTTTCTTTTTACTCTCTCTTCTGCAGAGAACGTTATCTTCAGAAACATCATTGCCTCCCTGCATTTCTTTAAAACACCTGAGAAAGGTAAGGCTCAAAGAGACACCCACTCAAATGCAACAGGTTTCTGATCCTGGGACTTCCACAACACAGCTGCTATCAAAGGTCCAAGATTTTCATTATAGCATTATGGTCAAACTTAAAACTCAAAAAGGCTCTGGATGAAAAGGGGAACTTGCAATGACCATTACACGCCACAGACTGTCCCTCGGCATGTTCTAGCAACTGGTCTTCACCGGAGCAAGGCAAGTCATATACAGCATCtgtttaataaacaaacaaacaaactcagtAACTTAGTAAGAACTCAAATACTGCCCCTTCCCACCTTTTGTTATAAAGGAATGCATGTACAGTATATGTTTTTCCTCATCACACTTTAAATCTAACCTAAGCAGAACCACCAAGATACTTTCCCTTCCCTAAACTGGGGCTCAACAGATTTTCTAATCTAGGATTGTCAGTTCCCACACATTCATTCAAAATCTTAATCTCAGCCTTTAAGACCCTTAATATtcacatgcttttaaaaaatgggcacacTTTTTTGTCTACTCCCATATTTGTTTTCTGTGCCAACATAAAGGAAGCTTTCTAACAAAGATCAAAACGTAAGCACTgtaaaaagaaggggaaaaaaaaggcaagcacTGTAAAAATTACAACTGTAATCTAAGATTTACAAAGAGTCCtattctagaaaaataaagatggagCTTACCAAATCTTTAGGGAATATATTAACCTAAGGAAAAATCCAAATTTTCAAAATCATAGTCCAACAAAACTCCCAATTTatcagggtttgtttttgttttctgttttaaaggtAGAGGAGACCTGACCAGGAAAATGGATTGGGAACAGACAGCAAGAAGCTGAGGCACCggcacctgggaggttcagttggttaagcatctgcccttggcccaggtcatgatctcagggtcctgggatcgagtcccacatggggttccctgcaaagcaaggaggctgcttctctctttccctctgccctccccaccccaccgtgcatgttctctctctctccaataaataagtaaaatctttaaaaaaaaaaaaaaaaggctgaggcacaaagaaaatctcaaatgaGGTTTCCCAAGACAAAAATCTTTTTATACTTCCTTTTCAAGACAAATTTTGTAAGTCCATACCATCCCCAACTAAGCTAGGTATATGAAGTTACAATATACCTTCTTCCTGAACATGACgggctttttaaagattttgtaaaGTAACTGATTTCTGGGCTTATGTTAATTAAACTATCAGCCTATGATATCCACCAGACAACATGGCCAGAAAAATcttattaagggaaaaaaaaaaaatcttattaaggGGACTTCTACCCCCATACGTATATATACCAAACGACTGACAGTTCTTATGACTTCATAGTTAACTTGAATTTTCCAAAATAGGTTTAAAGCatcttttaaaatagcatttatcCTGCTTAAACTATAAACAGTACTGCAAGAAAATATGACCATAATGCTTCCTATTTCTTCAGACTTTTCTGCATGAAAGCCTTTAATTTAAATGGTGAATAAACGTGTATCTACTGCACAGGGATGTCACACAATTCAAAATAGCACGTAAGAAAAGTCTACTGTACTTACAAATGACATCTATTAAATCAGTATTACCGAAGAACTTTCTACATTCATCACCATTACTTTCCAAATCAGGTCACAAACCTACTCTTTATAACTGATTAATAAAAGCTATCTCTAGTACCTGCTTAAAAAGTTGCTCACTGCCTCCTGAAAAGTGGGGAATGTTGCCCTTCTGAAGTTAGTACTCATACATGTATGTGAGAATGAGGTCTCCTCACCTTTACAATACTTGGTTCTACTCCCCTCTCAGTAATATTTATTGACTTACAATGTTCACACAAAGCACCAAGGTTTGAcattcacacacaaaaacagcactgaaaggaaaaatcatttccTCTTGATCATTTAAGGTCATTTTAGCAAGTTTCATACTTAGAGAACGTGACCACATATACGAACTCTCTACAAACATGTGCAACTCTTATTGCTTGTCTATCACAGTCCATCATACCTCAACTAAAATCAAGGTTAAGGGAAAACCAAATCAAATCCCACCagaggttttaaaaagaaaatgacttgccTGTTTCGAAATTATCCTGAAGTTTTCGTGGATGGAGtcttttttcacatttctattaaaaaaacacacacacacacacaaacacacacataacagCTGCAGTTATTCTACTCACTGTAAATGAAGAGATATATGATCAAGTTTCTCAGGAAGAAGATTCAACCAGTAACATAAGCACCATTCCTGGTCTTACActgctatatttattttttattttaagcctAAAACTTTTTTTAGTTCTTGATTACATGTACAATATAGAaacaccagaaaaagaaaattactcatTAAATTTCTCAACCCAGAGATAATTAAGTATTAACATTTCGTGTATCTTTGTAGTTTTTCCTCTATGATGATACTGTGAATTTTCATATAATTACTAAAAATTCAGTGGAATTATTCAGTACACAGGACTATgctataaccttttttttttttttttttgacgttttAGAGCGAGAGAAAAAGTATGAGCACGTGCAAGTGGGgtaaggaggagagggagagaaactccaggagactctccactgagcacggagcccaacatggggctcaatcccacaatcctgagatcatgacctgggccaaaatcaagagctggacgtttaactgactgagccacccaggcaccccattctactttttaaatgtaatatactgtgaacatatatatatttttaaagatttatttatttacttggcagagatcacaagtaggcagagaggcagtcagagagagaggatgaagcaggctccctgccgagcagagagcccaatgcagggctcgatcccaggaccctgagatcatgacccgagccgaaggcagaggctttaacccaccgagccacccaggcgtcccttttttcaataaatataaatctatGCCATCATTTTAAATGACTACATGGCAGTCCACTGCACAGATCTATGATactgcatttaaaattttattttggtgcatctagattatttccatattttcattatcAAAAGAGTAATGGAATgaacattctttaaaattctcttctaGGGAAACAATTTAAGAAActtttcaggggtgcctaggtggctcagtgggttaagcctctgccttcggctcgggtcatgatctcagggtcctgggatcgagccccacatcaggctctctgctcagcggggagcctgcttctcccctctccgcctgcttgtgctcactctgtcaaataaataaaatatttaaaaaaaaaaaccttttcaggCTTTCCATATAGTCAAGCTGCTCTCCAGAAGATTGTACCAATTAGTTATTTTTCAGTGTTGCCAAAACACTCAacaacatacaaatggctctttTTATCTGTGCTAATCTGACAGGAAAGAAGTATAATAGTAAAAGGCAAGTAATCTAACAGTAAACTCATCTTTAACATGTGTTTGCCCATGGAATCAATATACCCCAAGTTAAGTAAACAGCAAACAGAAATTGAGGTAAAAACTTTTTGCTAAAACCTTAAAACTACTATTATCAcccaccattaaaaaaagaaaagtagttgaAACTACAAGAGAATTCATCAGGACTTACAGAAAAGGTAAGCAATGGAGACCCATTAGTTATGAACTGCTACTTTCTAGAGCACAGACTAAGAGTGAAAGTCAATGCTTAAAATGCTCACAGTTACCTGTCTGCAGGCCTAGCCTAAGGGCTATGAcactggctttattttatttttaattttctaaattctaTCAACTTGAAAGAAATATACCATGATGTTCTTCCCAACTTTCAACTTAATTAAAACAATGCAGATTCTATACAGAAAAATAGTCAAGGACTTGCTTTTTCTAGAAAGCAGGGTTGACTACACAGTTTTCAcagtattaaaaaatatttaaatacccacataaaaaagcaaaaaatcagCTGTGAAATTGAATCAATGTGATAAACCTGTGACAGAGAGCCAGAGAttttaaatgagcaaataatGCACAATTTCACTCCATAAAATCTTACCAATATATCAATTTCATGTGCTTTGACAATGCCCTTGCTCCACGCCTAAAACAGGGAGAAATGCCTTCTTAGATTTAGAGCTAGAAGTCTTACCATCAAGGGATTCTGATGCTTGGCTGGCTGGCTGTGGACcccatttgttcttttcttttgattaggTGAATCCTGATACTGTTTTCTGCCATTCCCCCTCATACTTTGATTCTGTTTTTCcaatgagaagaaataaaatgtaaacctACACTATAATGTAACAGGACAAAAGCATATACCCCCAAGATTATGTTTAGGTGGTTGAATAAGAGTTTAGCAAAGTCCTCCCCATAAATTTTCCTAAAACACTGGGGAACCACATCATATCAATATCAGTATCAAACTGATGCTTGCCAAAAGGGGGATGcacaaaatgggtaaaggggagtgggagatacaggcttctagttatggaatgagtaagtcacaagAATAAAAGGCACAGTGTAGGGAACACAGTCAATCACATTGTAATAGCATCTGTTACAGTGgttttatggtgacagatgggagctacacctGTGGTAACATAGAAAGATgatgaatcactatgttgtacacctgaaactaatgtaacattgtcagctatactccaattaaaaaaattcttttttaaatagtaagGAAATAGGTTGACAGAAACTCACATTACTACATGCTTTTAATCCAATTTCATTCATTCTGCTCTTCCTGGTATTTTGTAGTGTGGTATAAGAAATATAAAGTTTACCTCTATAACTACTTTTAAATGTACGTTTCAGTGGCAGTAAGTATAGTtaacaatgttgtgcaaccatcactagtATCCATCCAGAACTTATTTCATCATCCCAGACagaaactttatacccattgaaTAACTCTATTCCCCCATCCCTCGCTTTGGTAAGCTCAAGTTAATCTGTATCTATAAATTTGTCTGTTAGGTACCAAATATAAATAGAATGGTATATTTGTCCATGGTGTATGACTTACTTCATGCAGCATGTGCTAAGTTGCAATGACCATGTTGTAGTATGTATGTGTcatgatttcattcctttttacgaCTATTATACCTGTACATATATTCTGTCAATCTGTTCTTCTGTTGACAGACATGTGGGCTGTTCccaccttttggctactgtgaataatgccacTATGAACACGGGTACACAAGTTACCTGGTTGAGTCCTTGATTTCAGTTTTGTGAGGATATACCTAgcaagtggaattgctggatcatacggtaattCTGTATTTAACCTTTTAAGGCACCACCAAACTATCTTCCATGGCAGCTAGACCATTTACATGCCCACCGAAAATGCAGGGGaattctaatttctccatattcttgtcaacacttgctgttttcctttttttttttttaattattacagcTATCCTAATggatatgaagtggtatctcagagtggttttgatttgcatttctctaaagaCTAATGATACTGAgattcttttcatgtgtttactggCTATTTGCATatctgctttggagaaatgtctattcaagttgtttgctcattttttaattgaggtttttttcataaatttgcGTGTCATTCGCACGCAGAGgtcatgctaatcttctctgtatcgttccaattttaggaTATGTGTTGTTAAAGTGAGCACTAACTGgagttttttgctgttgagttagAGGAGTATGGATGTTAATCTAacatcagatatgtgatttgcaaatattctctcattctgtgggtttatCTTTTCATTGAGTGTCCTCTGatacacaaaagtttttaattttgatgaccccagaatattttttaaaagaatgcaaaCAAAGAAGAGTGGCACACAAATGGATGGCTAAAAGGATAAAGACAGACACTGCCAAGAATCAGTAAGGATTTGGAACAAGTGGAGCTCTCATATATTCAGTTGGGGATCACTTGAGAACAGGCATATCCAGTGATCTAGAAATTCTATTCATTATCTATACACAAAAGAATAGTCATCAAAATATACGTACGGAAATATCCATAGCAACACTGTTTGCAAAAGCCCAAAACTGGAAACCAAAATGTCGATTAAGAGTAGAACGGATAAAGTGTGGTATAATCATGCACGAGAATACAACACAATAATAAACCTTTCATTGATGGCATATATACCAAAGTCAGATGCTAATTTTTAGTActtactatactgtatttatacCAAAACTATAAAGGTTAAGAAGTCTCTGCTGTGCTTCCAATCACAAGTCGGGAACACAAAAGTCTTAGATCAACAATTCAAAGTTCTGTAACTGTTAATCTGCAATTCTTCAATTCAGATACATTTCAAAGTCAAATCTAAATTTATGAAAATCTCTTTAAATGTATTATCACTCACCTTTGCTTTTAAAAGGTCAGACATTTCAGAATGATTATTATATGGCTTTTGCTGCAGTGGCTGCCTGTGCTTTATCCACTGGTCACCAGGAGAACCTTCAGGAAATAACTGCTGACTGTGGCGGAATTTGGTTCGACTAcaccaagatttaaaaaaaataaaattttaacttaaaattcttCTAACACCCTGATAGTTTATCTTACAGATCACCAACCTTACTTTTGTATTTACTGTCTACTCTCTGCAGTGGAATGCAAGTTTCCTAAGGGCAGGGATTCTTACCTACTTTACCTACTGCTTTGTCCCCAGCACCCAGAAGAGTGACTGGTGTTCactatttcttgaatgaattaaTAGTGCTACATTTAATCCCAAACTTCCCTAAATTATCCATATTACCTCCTCCCTATAAGTGATTATaccttttaggggcgcctgggtggctcggtgggttaaagcctctgcctgtggtgcaggtcatgatcccagagtcctgggatccaaccccgaattgggctctctgctcagcggggagcctgtttccccctctctctccgcctgcctctctgcctacttgtgatctctgtcaaataaataaaatcttaaaaaaaaaaaaaaagaagtgattataccttttaaaaacctgaagaaaataattctaaatttagTTGAAACAAACAAATGTAAGTGGATGTTCTTTCTTATTAGGAGACACAGCTCATTCTCAAGCAGAATGTTTAGAGTGTGGAATCTGATCCTACACAGGTCCGTTACAAGTCCTCTATGCTAGAAGGGGAGCTGAAATTTAAGCTATATTCTAAAGCAAAAAAATTAAGGGGCCCAAGACAATAGATGAGCAAATTAAATAAAGGTCTGGTCTCAAATTCTTATGTGAAAGAATCTTATTGTAAAAGTTGTATTCACACAGTCGTCTGTAATAaagaaataccatttttaaaaaatattttatttatttatttgacagagacatcacaagtaggcagagaagcaggcagagagaggggggaagcaggctccctgctaagcagagatcccgatgcggggctcaatcccaagaccctgagatcatgatctaggctgaaggcagaggcttaacccactgagccacccaggcgccccaagagataCCATTTTATAGTACCACTCATGTATAATAACAGTCCAGGGTCACTGATCCAAAGAACTGTACTACAGTGATTGTTTCTGAATATTTCACAATTCTcctttcccatttaaaaataacaataaaattgcAGCATGCCTACTTTATTGAGACAAAATTCAGGTATTTCCTCCAACACATCATCACAGGCATTAGTCTACATGCTAAGAACACACCATCCTGCCTAAGAAACCTGAAATTTGGTTAGAGTTGCTTCGTAACATCCTTATTCCACTCTCCAGGACCACAAAGCCTAGGACTAAAAGATATGGGAGTCGCCTCACTTGCTATGATGGACAGTCTCCCAAACACCAAATACCACTGTTTTCCAAACACTGTCACTATTTTCTAACTTTTGAGTAGtatgtttcttttaaatcttaGCTACACTCCTATCTACTTTTCCTATACAGTTTCACTTATGTCTAATAGTATGTCATTTGGGGATTATAATCGCAGGTTCTGAAAGGCAGAAATGACTCTCGAGGCATAGTCTAAGCTCCTGTCCTCATAAAACCCAACCAAGATGAAATATCccctatgtatttaaaaaatattgactaTAGATGTGGTTTGTTCCTGTTTAATTTCTGAAGCCCTCAGACAGAATCAGAacatttaattaaagaaaatgtataatgCAATTCTCTCTGAACCTAACATATAAAAGTTCCAGCAAgcttattacaaatatatatgctTATTTAGCAAATTTACTCAGCCTGCTCTGTAATTATAAATTGGATATAAGTAGTTCCAACCAAGAAAATGTTCTTTGTGGTTCCTGTCCATGTAACAGTCACTTTTTACAATACAACAAACACTCTCTgttagggaaagaaaagcagcaaGCCCAAGTCTTCACAGTTCAAGTTTCTGAACAAATTATGCATCAGTATTCCTCGTCACCCCTATACAAAAACAGACTTCAATATATCCTCCATTCAACGACCTTCAGAGACTCAATTGTCTCTGAAGTAGGCTATGAGAGGAGAATAGCAACATACAcagaggcagatttttttttccctccatgttCTATCTCCCCATCTAAAAAGTTGGTACCCTCTTGTGtatgctattttaaaatgtgcCTGAAGCTCCTTTCAAACTCCAATTAACCTTTTTCATCTCAtcaaaaacccttaaaaaaaatttctattatcTCTAAGACCAGTAACAAAATAATACCAACAAAAAGGAATCCAATTCCTCTGTAAACTTTAGAAGGAAAATGCTATTGCATTAAAAACTATCAGAATGCAGGAATTCTATGAATGTATTTCTTTACCTCAATTTTTCCACAGTGGGTTTAACTGGTGTGCTACCAACTGAGGAAAATCCATTGTCACTGTCTGAGGAATCTCCAAATCGCCGCGAAAGCCAGTCCCTTAATGGTCTATGAAAACATTAAGAATTCACTCTTAAAATttgctacataaaaaaaaaaaaaaaaaaaaagatcagaagtAGTATTGTATTTCAAGAAACAGgaacatacctgataaagggaaTGGCCATAAAAAATTTATTAGGTGCCAAACCAAGTTTGGATTTCGGGGTCATATCATTTCTATGGCAAGGCAATTTCTCAATGGAGAACCACTCAATGTTCTGAGacacaaaaaaataattcatttagttAATTATCATCAGGGAGTTTCTAAAAGCAATTTCTTACTTCATTCAATTGGGATACTGTCCAGCAGCctgaaaatactttaaattacATACCCGAATTTCTCTTCTGGTTTTTGGGTTAAATTTTGTGTCTTTTGGAATTCCTGGAATGATGTACAAACGAGCAAGCTGGTCATTGATTCGAAGTTCAATGTAATCATCCTTACAAATATAATCTTTGATGTCAAAACCAGTTTCTTCAAAGACCTGGAAATAACAAATTTAGGTGACGATTTTCAATTATTTCTGTCAGACCTCCAGTTTGTTAAAATTTATTCCAAagcaaaaactcagaaaaatctAGACAATTCAAGGCATGAAAACATGAGGCAAGAAATCAGAATATTCTAGGATCTAGTTCTGCTCCGAAGTGTGTTCAACTATGGATAAACCCTTTTACATATCTCACCCAAGTTCTTCACCTATTCAATGAAGAAAGATGTAGGATACAGTgatttacaaaaagaaatatatattatttggtcttcatcccttTCTGATAcaaagctcctaaaacccttggaatttcctaattGATGAAAGCAACCAAGGTACCTTTTGCCATGTTactgaggtgacttttggacccCACCTAAAGATGGGGGGTTGATTGCAAGGACAACCAACCAAGGGATCAGAGGATTAGAATTTTCAGTCCACCTTCAAACcctaccccacctcccacctccatgAAGGGGAGAAAGGCTGGAGACTGAGCTCCATGGTCAACAGCTAATGATTTAACCAACCCTGCCTATATAAAGAAGGCTCCATAAAAACCCAAGGGCAGGGGGAACGTGACTTCTGGGCTGGTGAACATGGAGATTTGGAAGGGTGGCACACTAGGAGACAACAGAATTTTTGCAAACTTTCCCCATATCCTGCCCTCTGCAGCTCTTCCATCTGGGTGTTCTTGAATTATATGTCCTTTTAAATACATTGGTGatcaagtaaaatgtttctctcagTTCTGAAAGCCACTCGAGCAAATTAAAGCCAAGGAGGGTGTCTTTGGAACCTCCAATAGGTTAGATACACAGAAGACAACAAATTCCAACTGTCATCTGAAGTAAAAGgaagtcttgtaggactgagcccttaacctgaaGAATCTGATGACATTTCCAGGTAGAGTCAGAACTGAGTTGAACTGTAGGATACCCAGCCAGTGTCTGACAACTGCTTGTTGGTGTGAAGAAtgtcacccctcccccaacacacacatacattgtACTTGAGTCCATAACTCTTAAAATGTTAGAATACAGCAACAGTTCCCAGTCTGTGGAAAGTACATACTGGGACCACATAAGGATTTTATTCATAGCATCCACAAATCTAAACATACACCAAGCTACAAA
It includes:
- the DCP2 gene encoding m7GpppN-mRNA hydrolase, which translates into the protein METKRVEIPGSVLDDLCSRFILHIPSEERDNAIRVCFQIELAHWFYLDFYMQNTPGLPQCGIRDFAKAVFSHCPFLLPQGEDVEKVLDEWKEYKMGVPTYGAIILDETLENVLLVQGYLAKSGWGFPKGKVNKEEAPHDCAAREVFEETGFDIKDYICKDDYIELRINDQLARLYIIPGIPKDTKFNPKTRREIRNIEWFSIEKLPCHRNDMTPKSKLGLAPNKFFMAIPFIRPLRDWLSRRFGDSSDSDNGFSSVGSTPVKPTVEKLSRTKFRHSQQLFPEGSPGDQWIKHRQPLQQKPYNNHSEMSDLLKAKNQSMRGNGRKQYQDSPNQKKRTNGVHSQPAKHQNPLMKCEKRLHPRKLQDNFETDAVYDLPCSGEDQLLEHAEGQSVACNGHCKFPFSSRAFLSFKFDHNAIMKILDL